In Octopus bimaculoides isolate UCB-OBI-ISO-001 chromosome 5, ASM119413v2, whole genome shotgun sequence, a genomic segment contains:
- the LOC106876068 gene encoding uncharacterized protein LOC106876068, with protein MKMAEHTTENSVETTPYHGDKILPEEDIIIIIIAAISSICLLAVILACIWRKVSKRKEDDMESELKPGKIIPRIVITPASEVPKDIEILIDGPIKNSLYDLNNPYIYLANSCKYF; from the exons ATGAAGATGG ctgAACATACAACTGAGAATTCTGTGGAAACAACGCCATATCATGGAGATAAAATTTTGCCAGAAGaagatatcattatcattattattgctgccaTATCTTCAATTTGTCTCTTAGCAGTCATACTTGCCTGCATTTGGCGGAAAGtgtcaaagagaaaggaagatGATATGGAATCTG aATTAAAACCTGGGAAAATTATTCCAAGGATAG taATCACTCCTGCAAGCGAGGTACCCAA aGATATAGAAATCCTCATTGATGGACCGATTAAGAATTCATTATATGATTTAAATAATcc ATACATTTATTTGGCAAACAGCTGTAAATATTTCTAA
- the LOC106876059 gene encoding uncharacterized protein LOC106876059, with protein sequence MRRDQHSILREEEVLKQRAKLAIFISILVPFLTYDRECWVMTETVRSRIQATKIGSLRGASRVTLLDRVQSSKIRESLQVELLLFRMEGSQLQYYGHATRMSLERISKRVVQAEPMSRRPRGWPETRCMDKVHSLSCSRLRMQPEV encoded by the coding sequence ATGCGCCGGGACCAGCATTCGATCCTCAGAGAAGAAGAGGTTCTAAAACAAAGAGCCAAACTCGCTATCTTCATTTCGATTCTTGTACCTTTCCTCACCTACGATCGTGAGTGTTGGGTAATGACCGAAACAGTACGATCACGAATACAGGCAACCAAAATAGGATCCCTTCGAGGAGCCTCTAgagtaacgttactcgacagggTACAAAGCTCaaagatcagggagtctctccaggtcgaACTGCTACTTTTCCGCATGGAAGGATCGCAGCTCCAGTACTATGGACATGCGACTAGAATGTCGCTGGAAAGAATTTCAAAACGGGTTGTTCAAGCCGAGCCAATGAGCCGGAGACCTAGGGGTTGGCCAGAAACAAGATGTATGGATAAAGTGCATAGCCTCAGTTGTTCTCGTTTGAGAATGCAGCCAGAAGTCTAA